In Streptomyces sp. NBC_00433, a single genomic region encodes these proteins:
- a CDS encoding (2Fe-2S)-binding protein: MYVCSCFGITEQQVKQHADDGRCTPRQIASACKAGTDCGSCVKRIQSLLGRGSGCSTRTKPEPAEVPAVLARAEEPDARAA, translated from the coding sequence TGCTCCTGCTTCGGCATCACCGAGCAGCAGGTCAAGCAGCACGCCGACGACGGTCGCTGCACTCCCCGGCAGATAGCCTCCGCCTGCAAGGCCGGCACCGACTGCGGGTCCTGCGTCAAGCGCATCCAGAGCCTGCTGGGCCGCGGGTCCGGCTGCTCGACCCGTACGAAGCCGGAGCCGGCCGAGGTGCCCGCCGTGCTGGCACGGGCCGAGGAGCCCGACGCGCGCGCGGCCTGA
- the bfr gene encoding bacterioferritin — MQGDPEVIEFLNEQLTAELTAINQYFLHAKMQENFGWVKLAKYTRSESFDEMKHAEMLTDRILLLEGLPNYQRLFHVRVGQTVTEMFQADRQVEIEAIDRLRRGIEVMHAKADFTSKNIFESILADEEHHIDYLDTQLELVEQLGEALYIAQQIEQPDS; from the coding sequence ATGCAGGGCGACCCCGAGGTCATCGAGTTCCTCAACGAACAGCTGACCGCTGAGCTGACCGCGATCAACCAGTACTTTCTGCACGCGAAGATGCAGGAGAACTTCGGCTGGGTGAAGCTCGCGAAGTACACCAGGTCGGAGTCGTTCGACGAGATGAAGCACGCGGAGATGCTGACCGACCGCATTCTCCTTCTCGAAGGCCTGCCGAACTACCAGCGGCTCTTCCACGTCAGGGTGGGGCAGACCGTCACCGAGATGTTCCAGGCGGACCGGCAGGTCGAGATCGAGGCGATCGACCGGCTGCGCCGGGGTATCGAGGTCATGCACGCCAAGGCCGACTTCACGTCGAAGAACATCTTCGAATCGATCCTGGCGGACGAGGAGCACCACATCGACTACCTCGACACGCAGTTGGAGCTGGTGGAGCAACTGGGCGAGGCGCTGTACATCGCGCAGCAGATCGAGCAGCCGGACAGCTGA
- a CDS encoding sulfite oxidase-like oxidoreductase: protein MGRYERREGELPPGQRLQRGWPVTHYGPVPRFKPDRWEFRVFGATADGDKTCWNHADFSALPYDTVVADFHCVTKFSMLGIEWGGVATSTVLKLAPPAADVTHVMVWAEYGFSSNLRIEDFLDDQSIFATHKGGQPLTAEHGFPVRLVVPGLYAWKGPKWVRGVEYMTADRRGFWEERGYHNLGDPWGEQRYSYQEEPGDGPEI, encoded by the coding sequence ATGGGTCGGTACGAGCGTCGCGAGGGGGAGCTGCCGCCAGGCCAGCGGCTCCAGCGGGGCTGGCCCGTCACGCACTACGGCCCCGTACCGCGCTTCAAGCCCGACCGCTGGGAGTTCCGCGTCTTCGGCGCCACCGCGGACGGCGACAAGACCTGCTGGAATCACGCGGACTTCTCCGCGCTCCCCTATGACACCGTCGTCGCCGACTTCCACTGCGTCACGAAATTCTCGATGCTCGGCATCGAATGGGGCGGCGTCGCCACCTCGACCGTCCTGAAGCTCGCGCCGCCCGCCGCCGACGTGACCCATGTGATGGTCTGGGCCGAATACGGATTCAGCTCCAACCTGCGGATCGAGGACTTCCTCGACGACCAGTCCATATTCGCGACCCACAAGGGCGGCCAGCCCCTTACCGCGGAACACGGCTTCCCGGTCCGGCTCGTCGTCCCCGGGCTCTATGCCTGGAAAGGCCCCAAATGGGTCCGCGGCGTCGAATACATGACGGCGGACCGCCGCGGCTTCTGGGAGGAGCGCGGCTATCACAACCTCGGCGACCCCTGGGGTGAGCAGCGCTACTCCTACCAGGAGGAGCCGGGCGACGGCCCGGAAATCTAG